From the genome of Candidatus Rokuibacteriota bacterium:
GGACAATCGGTGGGGGCCTCGACGGCCCCCACCGAGGGCTCCCCCAGGCATCCGGTGCGCGGGCGAAGCCCGCGCTCGAAGGGCATTGCTCCGACACGCTCCTATCCGAGGCCCGCGGCGCGCCGGACCTTGTCCACGAGCCGGGCGAACCCGGCGTCGGCGCCCGTCATGTCTTCGGCGAGAAGCTCGACCCCGTCGGGGCCGCGGGCGCCGAGCCCCAGTGCAATGGCCCGGTGGATCTGGGTCTGCTCCCAGACGCCCTTCGAGGTCACGAGCTCCGACCGCCCGACCGTCGTGAGGATCCCCAGGGCGGCGACGTCGGTGGCGATCGGGTCGCCGCTCGCCAGGATCACGCGGGTCGGCGCCGCCTCGCCCGACCAGGGCCCGCCCGCCACCATGCTCTGGAGGCCGTCCACCACGAAGAGGTGCGGACGGACGGCCAGGTTCAGCTCGGCCACAGCCGGCTCCCACCCGGCTGACCCATAGGCCCAGGGCTTGTTCTTCCCGTGGACGCACCCGACGGTGTTCTTGAGGGCGCAGCTATAGCTGGCGCTCCGGTGCGTTTTGATGACCGGCACGCTGATGAGCCGGTCGGCCTCGTAGGCGGCCTTCGCGACGAAGACCCGCGTCGCGAACTCGGCGCGGGCCGACCGCACCTCCAGCCACTCGCCATCATCGAAGGCCAGCAACTCGGCGCCGACCTCCCTGGCGACCCGGGCGATTCCGGTCCGCTCGAGGTTCGGGCGGGTGGGCAGCGCCAGGACCGCCGACATGTCCCCGACCGCGAGGTGTGCGGCTCCCGCCGCCCTGGCCAGCTCGGCCACGGCCTTCACAACCCGAGGATCCGTCGTCGCCGGTGGCGCCTCGCCCGACACGACGTTGGGTTTGACGAGCGTGCGCGCTCCCCTGAGGCCGAGCCGCTCGATACCGCCGATCAGCTCCACCGCTCGGTGCACCATCGCCGGCACGTCCTGGCCGTGGACCATGGCGACCAGGCTTTTCCCGCGCGCCGTCAGGGGATTGGTCACCGGCGCCGGCGGCGCCGCCGGGGTGGCCTCCGGCGAGAAGAGGATCTGCCTGAGCATCTGGCGGCACGCCGGGGTCGTGACGCCGAGCGCCGCGAGCCCGGCAAGGGTAAGGAGGGTCCGCCGCGTGAGCTTCACCCCGGGCGTTTGACGCCGAAGGCGGGGAGGACTTCCTCGACGTAGGCATGGAGGGCGTCCCAGTCGTACGGAGCGCGGAGCGCGATGTTCAGGCGGGCGGCCCCTGCCTTCGCGTACGCCGCGACCTGGTCGATGACCTGCTGCGGCGTACCGGTGACAAAGCCCTTGCGTGTCTCCAGCGCCGCGCCCCATTCGGCCTGCAGCTGCTCGGCGTTCCGCCTGGCCGCTGCCTCGTCGGCGCCCATGTAGAAGCCGACGTTCACGGTTCGCAGGATCGTCGACGGCTCGCGCTTTTCCCTGAGGCACCAGTCGTCGAGGATGCGACACTTCCGCGCGAACTCCTCGGCCGAGATATACGGCGCGTTCCAGCCGTCGGCATACCTGGCGGCGGCGCGGAGCGTCCGCTTCTCGCCGAGGCCGCCGATCCAGATGCGCGGCGATTTCTGGATCGGCTTGGGATTGCAGCGGGCATCATGGAGCTGGAAGTACTTCCCCTTGAAGTTGGCGATCTCCCGGGTGAAGAGGAGACGGATGACCTGGACGCCCTCCTCGAGCTGGTCCTCGCGGATCCCGATGGGCTCGAAGGGGATGCCGTAGCCGCGGTACTCGGCCTCGTGCCAGCCCGCGCCGATCCCGCATTCCATGCGGCCGTTCGAGATGTGGTCGATGGTCACGAGGGCGTTGGCCAGCACCGCCGGGTGCCGGTAGTTGACCGAGAAGACCAGGCAGCCGACGCGCACACGGATGGTATCCGCAGCCAGAAGGGCCATCGTGCTGACCGACTCGAAGCAATCGCCGTTCTGATCCTTGGGCGGGGATTCCTGGAAGTGGTCCCACCCCGACACCCAGTCGAAGCCCGAGCGGTCCGCGAACTTCCAGACCCGCCTGAGCTCGTCGAGGCTCAGGTTCTGCTGCCCCGCGTGGACGCCAAAACTCATCGCCATCGTTCGCTCCATCGGAGGGGGGTTCCTATCGTGTGGTGACGGTCAAGCCGCCGTCTACGACCAGCACCTGGCCCGTGACCCAGCGCGCCTCATCGGAGGCCAGGTAGACGGCAGCCCAGCCGACATCCCAGGCGGTCCCCTCGTCCTGGATCAACGCCGCGAGCCGGCGCCTCTCGCGGAGCTCCGGAGGCATGCCTTCGGCGACCATCGGGGTGTAGACCATGCCCGGGGCGATGGCGTTGACCCGGATGCGGTGCGTGGCGAGCTGGCCCGCGAGCGAGATCGTCAGGCCGATGACGCCGGCTTTGGCCGCCGCGTAGGCCGTCCGGCCGTGGGCGCGGAGTCCTGCCACCGACGACACGTTGATCATCGCGCCGCCGCCGGCTTCGGTGAGCCGGGGGATCGCGGCCTGGGCGGTGAGGAGCATGCTCTTCAGGTCCACCGCCATGACCCGGTCCCACTCCTCCTCCGTGGTCTCGAGCACGCCCTTGCGCGATTCGACGCCCACGTTGTTGTGGAGGATGTCGAGCCGCCCGTAGCGCTCGACCGCCGTCGCCACCATGCGGCCGCAGTCGGCGGTCCGGCTGACGTCGGCCTGCAACGGCGAAGCCTCGCCGCCCTCGGAGAGGATCATCGAGCACGTCTCCTCGGCGCGCTCGATCACGTGATCCACGCAGAGGACCTGGGCGCCCTCGCGGGCGAAGAGGATCGCGGCGGCCTTGCCGTTCCCCAGGCCCGGGCCCCGCGAGCCCGCGCCGGTGACGATCGCGACTTTGCCTTTGAGACGACCGGGCATTACGGCTTGAAGCCCGCGTCGAGCTGGACTTCGAGCAGGTACGGCGTCCCGGCGGCCAGGGCGCGGGTCAGCGCGGGCCCCGCGTCGCGGCACTTCTCCACGCGCTCGCCGGGGACGCCGAGGGACCTGGCGAGGCCGACGAAGTCGATGAGCGGGTTCTCGAGGTCCATCCCGACGTAGACGTCGTCCTGGGCGGCGAAGCCCTTGAGGGCGTGGACGCGCTGCTTGAGGATCCGGTAGCTCCGGTTGTTGAAGATCACGAAGACAATCGATAGGCGTTCGCGCGCGGCGGTCCAGAAGGCCTGGTTGGTGTACATGGCACTCCCGTCGCCCACCAGCGCCACCACCGGACGCCCGGGCAGGGCGAGCTTGATGCCGACGGCCGCGGGGAGCCCCCAGCCGATCCCGCCGCCCCGGAGGCCGAAGAAGCTCTGAGGGTCCTGGCACCGGAGGAGGTTGCGGAGGCCCCCGCCCGAGGAAATCGACTCGTCCACCACCACGGCCTCGGCAGGCAGCGCCTCAGCGAGCGCGTTGACGAGGGCCAGAGGCGTGATCGGGACGCGATCGCTCTCGGCCTGGGCGCGCGCTTTCAGCTCGGCGATCGTCTGCTCGCGCTTCTGCCGGAGCTGTTCGAGCCGGCGCTGGGCCTCGGGGTGGCGCCCGCCGTTGAAGCGCTGGCGGAGCGCTGCGGCGAGGTCGGGGAGCGTGGCCTTGGGCTCGCCCACGATCGCGACCCGGGCCGGGTAGTTCTTTCCCAGCTCCCACGGGTCCACGTCCAGGTGGATGATGCTGAGGCCCTCGGGCAGCGGCTCGACATCGGAGGGGAGGGAGAAGGTGAAGAGGTCGCCGCCGACAGAGAAGAGGAGGTCGTGCTCGCGGAGGAGCGGACGGATCTGGTGAGCCAGGCGCGGGATTGCCCCCTGGTAGAGCGGATGCGTGAAGGGGAACGCGCAGCGGTTGGCCATCCCCTCCAGGTAGACGGGCACTCCCAGGAGCT
Proteins encoded in this window:
- a CDS encoding DUF362 domain-containing protein; this translates as MKLTRRTLLTLAGLAALGVTTPACRQMLRQILFSPEATPAAPPAPVTNPLTARGKSLVAMVHGQDVPAMVHRAVELIGGIERLGLRGARTLVKPNVVSGEAPPATTDPRVVKAVAELARAAGAAHLAVGDMSAVLALPTRPNLERTGIARVAREVGAELLAFDDGEWLEVRSARAEFATRVFVAKAAYEADRLISVPVIKTHRSASYSCALKNTVGCVHGKNKPWAYGSAGWEPAVAELNLAVRPHLFVVDGLQSMVAGGPWSGEAAPTRVILASGDPIATDVAALGILTTVGRSELVTSKGVWEQTQIHRAIALGLGARGPDGVELLAEDMTGADAGFARLVDKVRRAAGLG
- a CDS encoding LLM class flavin-dependent oxidoreductase, translated to MSFGVHAGQQNLSLDELRRVWKFADRSGFDWVSGWDHFQESPPKDQNGDCFESVSTMALLAADTIRVRVGCLVFSVNYRHPAVLANALVTIDHISNGRMECGIGAGWHEAEYRGYGIPFEPIGIREDQLEEGVQVIRLLFTREIANFKGKYFQLHDARCNPKPIQKSPRIWIGGLGEKRTLRAAARYADGWNAPYISAEEFARKCRILDDWCLREKREPSTILRTVNVGFYMGADEAAARRNAEQLQAEWGAALETRKGFVTGTPQQVIDQVAAYAKAGAARLNIALRAPYDWDALHAYVEEVLPAFGVKRPG
- a CDS encoding SDR family oxidoreductase, which gives rise to MPGRLKGKVAIVTGAGSRGPGLGNGKAAAILFAREGAQVLCVDHVIERAEETCSMILSEGGEASPLQADVSRTADCGRMVATAVERYGRLDILHNNVGVESRKGVLETTEEEWDRVMAVDLKSMLLTAQAAIPRLTEAGGGAMINVSSVAGLRAHGRTAYAAAKAGVIGLTISLAGQLATHRIRVNAIAPGMVYTPMVAEGMPPELRERRRLAALIQDEGTAWDVGWAAVYLASDEARWVTGQVLVVDGGLTVTTR
- a CDS encoding thiamine pyrophosphate-binding protein gives rise to the protein MPFMAGKQAFLEILKQEGVEVLFGNPGTTELPLMDGLAREGQIRYVLALQEAVAIAMADGYAQASGKLAAVNVHISPGLGNAMGMLYDAYKAGTPLLLTAGQHDQSMTLTEPVLWSDLPPVARPYVKWSFEIHRLDELPRAVHRAAKVALTPPTGPVFLSLPVDVLNAEADLEPGEPTRVDARTRGSRDAVEQAAKLLAKAKRPILVAGDSVAQSGALAELQEVAELLGVPVYLEGMANRCAFPFTHPLYQGAIPRLAHQIRPLLREHDLLFSVGGDLFTFSLPSDVEPLPEGLSIIHLDVDPWELGKNYPARVAIVGEPKATLPDLAAALRQRFNGGRHPEAQRRLEQLRQKREQTIAELKARAQAESDRVPITPLALVNALAEALPAEAVVVDESISSGGGLRNLLRCQDPQSFFGLRGGGIGWGLPAAVGIKLALPGRPVVALVGDGSAMYTNQAFWTAARERLSIVFVIFNNRSYRILKQRVHALKGFAAQDDVYVGMDLENPLIDFVGLARSLGVPGERVEKCRDAGPALTRALAAGTPYLLEVQLDAGFKP